TCCTGGTCAACGGTCGTGCCGCGGCCGATGTTGTAGAATTTCGCGCCGGGCTTGCACCAGCCGAGGCGGCGGGCGTTGACGTAGTTTCGCGTGCCGTCGTTTTCCGGCAGAATATTGACGATGTGGTCGGCGGCGGCGAGGGCGGAGCTGACTTTTTCCTCGGGGATGATGTGCACGCCGCGCTCGCTGTGGAGGCGGCGGCGCACGGCGAAAAGTTTCATGCCGAAAGGCGCGAGGAGCGCGGCCAGCCGCCGCCCGATGGCGCCGAACCCGAGCATGAGCACGGTCTCGCCGTTGAGGAGGCGCGAGTCGCGGCGGCGTTCCGTGAAATGCCAGGACCGGTCGGCGAGCTGGTCGCGGTGCGCGGGGAGAAGCTGGCGTCCGAAGGCGAGCATCATGGAGAGCGCGTGCTGGGCGCAGGGCTCGGCGAAGACATCGGAGGCGTTGGTGAATACGCAGCCGCGCGCGCGGAGCGCGTCGAAAAACTCCGGGCGGTCGTAGCGCGTGTAGCCCGCCGTGGTGACCTCCATCCAGCGCAGTTTTGTGCTGGATGCGCATTGGGCGGCGTTGGGCTGGCCGAGCGCGATGTCGGCGGCCTCAAACGCGGGGTCGGGCCGGCCTTCCTCGAGGATGTTAGCGGTGGGCACGGTGCTCCAGACGAGGCGATGGCGGCGCGCGCCCTCGACGAGGAGGCGCGTGGCGGCGTCGGCGAAGCGGCCGTTGCACCAGATGGTGAGCGCGGGTTTTATCATGCGTTTTTTATTAACCACGGAGGCACGGAGAACACGGAGTTCGGAGGGAGGTTTTATTAAAAAAGCCCTTTCAAATCTCCGTGTCCCCGCGACTGATTTAATGGTTCGTTTTTATTGAACAGAAGGCAACGAAGGGAGCGAAGAATACATTTTATGATCATGGTCTTCTTCGTTCCCTTCGTTGCCTTCTGTTCAAAATAATGGTTCGTTTTCGC
This genomic stretch from Termitidicoccus mucosus harbors:
- a CDS encoding D-2-hydroxyacid dehydrogenase codes for the protein MVNKKRMIKPALTIWCNGRFADAATRLLVEGARRHRLVWSTVPTANILEEGRPDPAFEAADIALGQPNAAQCASSTKLRWMEVTTAGYTRYDRPEFFDALRARGCVFTNASDVFAEPCAQHALSMMLAFGRQLLPAHRDQLADRSWHFTERRRDSRLLNGETVLMLGFGAIGRRLAALLAPFGMKLFAVRRRLHSERGVHIIPEEKVSSALAAADHIVNILPENDGTRNYVNARRLGWCKPGAKFYNIGRGTTVDQDALAEQLRAGRLGAAYLDVTDPEPLPPSHPLWTTPNCYITPHTAGGRIDQDDALVRHFLQNLAAFESGGDMTDRVV